The Streptomyces collinus DNA segment CGGCGTCTCGGCCCCGGACCGGATGCTCGGCCCGCTGCTCGGCGCGGCTCTGGACAACGCCCTGCGCTCCGGCGACGCGGCCCTGACCGGCCCGGTCGCGCGCGGGGACGCGGGCACGGTCGCCGCGCACGTCACGGAGCTGCGCCGGCACGCCCCGCAGACCGTCGACGGCTACCTGGCGATGGCCCGCGCGACCGCCGACCGGGCCCTGGCCCACGGCCTGCTGAAGCCGGAACTCGCCGAGGACCTCCTCGGGGTACTCGCCCACGGGACCGACGGCACCGACGGCACCGAAGGGGACGCCCGATGACCACCACCCTGCTGCGCACCGCCGGCGAACTGCACGCACGCGCGCGTGCGGGCCGCCGCGCCGTGGTGATGACCATGGGCGCGCTGCACGAGGGCCACGCCACACTGATCCGCACCGCGCGCGGCATCGCCGGGCCGGACGGCGAGGTCGTCGTCACCGTCTTCGTCAACCCGCTCCAGTTCGGCAAGGGCGAGGACCTCGACCGCTACCCGCGGACCTTGGACGCCGACATCGAGCTCGCCGGACAGTCGGGCGCGGACGTCGTGTTCGCGCCCTCCGTGGACGAGGTCTACCCCGGCGGCGAGCCCGAGGTCCGCATCACCGCCGGCCCCATGGGCGAGCGCCTGGAGGGCTCCTCCCGGCCCGGCCACTTCGACGGCATGCTCACCGTCGTCGCCAAACTCCTGCACCTCACCCGTCCCGACCTCGCCCTGTACGGCCAGAAGGACGCCCAGCAGCTCGCGCTGATCCGCCGCATGGTGCGGGACCTGAACTTCGGCGTGGAGATCGTCGGCGTGCCCACCGTCCGCGAGGAGGACGGCCTGGCCCTGTCCAGCCGCAACCGCTACCTGTCGGCCGCCGAGCGGCGCACCGCCCTCGCCCTGTCCGGGGCCCTGTTCGCGGGCCAGGACCGGCACGCCGCGCAGGAGGCGCTGCTGGCCCGGGCCCGCGAAGTGCCCGCCACGCGCGCGCGTGCCGAGGCGCTCAGCGCCATAGGGGAGTCCCGCGCGGCGGCCGACACGCACGCCGTGGCGACGGCCGTCCCGGGCGGCCCGGCGGCCGTGCGCGCCGCCGCCCGCCAGGTCCTCGACGAGGCCGCGCGCCTCGACCCGCCGCTCGCGCTGGACTACCTCGCCCTGGTCGACCCGTCCGACTTCACGGAGATCGGGGACGACTTCACGGGCGACGCGGTCCTCGCCGTCGCCGCCCGGGTCGGGGCGACCCGGCTGATCGACAACATCCCCCTCACCTTCGGAAGCTTCGGAGCCGCCTCGTGACCACCACAGGCATACGACTGCACGCGCCCGCCGCAGGGTGGTCCATCGCCGCGGACGTGGTCGTCGTCGGCTCCGGCGTCGCCGGGCTGACCGCGGCCCTGCGCTGCGAGGCCGCCGGCCTGCGCACGGTCGTCGTCACCAAGGCCCGTCTCGACGACGGCTCCACCCGCTGGGCCCAGGGCGGCATCGCCGCGGCCCTCGGCGAGGGCGACACCCCCGAGCAGCACCTCGACGACACCCTGGTCGCGGGCGCGGGCCTGTGCGACGAGGAAGCGGTCCGCCTCCTCGTCACCGAGGGCCCCGACGCCGTACGACGCCTCATCGAGACCGGCGCCCGGTTCGACGAGTCCGAAGGCGAGCTGGCGCTGACCCGCGAGGGCGGCCACCACCGCCGCCGCATCGCCCACGCCGGCGGCGACGCCACCGGCGCCGAGATCTCCCGCGCCCTGGTCGAGGCCGTCCGCGCGCGGGGCATGCGCACCGTCGAGAACGCGCTCGTCCTGGACCTCCTCACGGACGCCGAGGGCCGCACCGCCGGTGTCACCCTGCACGTCATGGGGGAGGGCCAGCACGACGGGGTGGGGGCCGTCCACGCCCCCGCGGTGGTCCTCGCGACCGGCGGCATGGGCCAGGTCTTCTCCGCCACCACCAACCCGTCGGTGTCGACGGGCGACGGCGTGGCGCTCGCGCTGCGGGCCGGCGCGGAGGTCAGCGACCTGGAGTTCGTCCAGTTCCACCCGACCGTGCTGTTCCTCGGCGCGGACGCGGAGGGCCAGCAGCCCCTGGTCTCCGAGGCCGTGCGCGGCGAGGGCGCCCACCTGATCGACGCCGACGGCGTGCGCTTCATGGTCGGACAGCACGAACTCGCCGAACTCGCCCCCCGGGACATCGTCGCCAAGGGCATCACGCGCCGCATGCTGGAGCAGGACGCCGAGCACATGTACCTCGACGCCCGGCACTTCGGCGCCGAGATGTGGGAGCACCGCTTCCCGACGATCCTGGCCGCCTGCCGTGCCCACGGCATCGACCCGGTCACCGCCCCCGTCCCCGTGGCCCCGGCCGCGCACTACGCCTCCGGCGGCGTCCGCACCGACTCCCACGGCCGGACGACCGTCCCCGGGCTGTACGCGTGCGGCGAGGTGGCCTGCACCGGCGTGCACGGCGCCAACCGCCTGGCGTCCAACTCCCTGCTCGAAGGCCTCGTCTACGCCGAGCGCATCGCGGACGACATCGCCGCGAACGGACTGCACGCGCGCGTGCCCCAGCCGCTCCCGCACCCGGAGATCCCCGAGCACCCCCTGCAGACCCCCGAAGCCCGCTTCACGATCCAGCGGATCATGACGGCCGGGGCGGGCGTCCTGCGCTCGGCGGGCTCCCTCACCAAGGCCGCCGACCAGCTCCAGCGCCTGCACACCGACGCCCGGGAGGCCCTCGCCGAGAACGGCAAGACGGCCGAGGCCGGCGTCGACACCTGGGAGGCCACCAACCTCCTGTGCGTGGCCCGCGTCCTGGTCGCCGCCGCCCTGCTGCGCGAGGAGACCCGGGGCTGCCACTGGCGCGAGGACCGCCCCGAGCGCGACGACAGCGCCTGGCGCCGGCACATCGTCGTGACCCTGAA contains these protein-coding regions:
- a CDS encoding L-aspartate oxidase, giving the protein MTTTGIRLHAPAAGWSIAADVVVVGSGVAGLTAALRCEAAGLRTVVVTKARLDDGSTRWAQGGIAAALGEGDTPEQHLDDTLVAGAGLCDEEAVRLLVTEGPDAVRRLIETGARFDESEGELALTREGGHHRRRIAHAGGDATGAEISRALVEAVRARGMRTVENALVLDLLTDAEGRTAGVTLHVMGEGQHDGVGAVHAPAVVLATGGMGQVFSATTNPSVSTGDGVALALRAGAEVSDLEFVQFHPTVLFLGADAEGQQPLVSEAVRGEGAHLIDADGVRFMVGQHELAELAPRDIVAKGITRRMLEQDAEHMYLDARHFGAEMWEHRFPTILAACRAHGIDPVTAPVPVAPAAHYASGGVRTDSHGRTTVPGLYACGEVACTGVHGANRLASNSLLEGLVYAERIADDIAANGLHARVPQPLPHPEIPEHPLQTPEARFTIQRIMTAGAGVLRSAGSLTKAADQLQRLHTDAREALAENGKTAEAGVDTWEATNLLCVARVLVAAALLREETRGCHWREDRPERDDSAWRRHIVVTLNPDRTLAVHTTDTTDFPPTTFPPQAPQEQ
- the panC gene encoding pantoate--beta-alanine ligase, translating into MTTTLLRTAGELHARARAGRRAVVMTMGALHEGHATLIRTARGIAGPDGEVVVTVFVNPLQFGKGEDLDRYPRTLDADIELAGQSGADVVFAPSVDEVYPGGEPEVRITAGPMGERLEGSSRPGHFDGMLTVVAKLLHLTRPDLALYGQKDAQQLALIRRMVRDLNFGVEIVGVPTVREEDGLALSSRNRYLSAAERRTALALSGALFAGQDRHAAQEALLARAREVPATRARAEALSAIGESRAAADTHAVATAVPGGPAAVRAAARQVLDEAARLDPPLALDYLALVDPSDFTEIGDDFTGDAVLAVAARVGATRLIDNIPLTFGSFGAAS